The genomic DNA GTCTTCCTGGGCAGTTGGGTCATCTCGGCGGCCGTGTATCGGTTCAAGGGCTACGACCGGGCCGAAGCGCCGACGCTGGCCGAGTAGCCGCGCCGCGCGCGGCTCATGTCGCGGGCGCGGAGGGGGCTGCGCCACGCGGCCGCATGGGCGCTTCGTCGGCCACCCGCAGCACGCGTGATCCCCGGATGGCCTCACCCGATCGGAGCCACGCCAGCGCGTCGTTCGCCTCCGACAGAGGAACCTCCGACACCGTGGGCCGGAGCTCCATGCGCACCGCGGCGTCGAGAAATTCGCGCACGTCGGCGCGCGTCACGTTGGCCACGCTCTTCACGTCGCGCTCGTGCCAGAGGTGCGTGGCGTACTCCAGGCGCAGCAGTTCGGGCTGGTCGCGCGACTCCTTTCGAATGGCGTTGATCACCAGCCGGCCGCCGGGGGCCAGGTGGCCCAGGGCCTCGACCACCGGTTTCCAGGCCGGTGTCGTGTCCACGATCGCCATCATCGGCTGCGGCGGCCGGTCGGTCGTGTCGCCGGCCCAGTCGGCCCCCAATTCGAGGGCGAAAGCGCGCTCCCCAGCGCTGCGTGCAAACACGTACACCGGCGAATGCGGGTAGCGGTGGCGCGCCGTCTGCAGCATGAGGTGTCCCGACGCGCCGAACCCGGTGAGGCCGAGCGGCTGGCCGTCGGCCAGATCGGTGAGGCGCAGCGACCGCCAGCCGATTGCGCCGGCGCAGAGCAGCGGGGCCGCCGACGTGTCGGCCAGTCCGTCGGGAATCGCGTGCGCGAACGCTTCGGGCACCACGAGATACTCCGCGTATCCGCCATTCACGTCGCAGCCGGTGGCGCAAAACTCGGGACAGAGATTCTCCGTGCCCGACAGACACCAGCGGCAACGTCCGCACGCCGAATGGATCCAGGCCACACCCACCCGGTCTCCCTCATGGAACGCGACGGCGCCGGCCCCGCGCGCGACGACCCGCCCCACGACCTGATGGCCGGGGATCACAGGATATGCGGGCGCGACCAGCCGGCCTTCGGCCAGGTCGAGGTCCGTGCGGCACACGCCGCACGCCGACACGCGTACCAGCAGCTCGCGCGCCGCGGGCGAAGGGGCAGGGACCTCAGCCGCTTCGAGAGCGAGCGGATGGTCGGCGAGTGGAGCCGGATTCCGGAGCAGCATGGCGCGCATGCATGAACGATGAGGTGTAGAGCGGCTCGCGGGAACCCCGAGCGTCTCGGGGGCCAGGACGCGCACCGGCCGCGCTGGGACGTTATCTTCGAAACCGGTTCTATCGCCGCCAACGTGGAGGAATTGCCGTGACCCCATGGGTCAAGCGGCTGCTGGCCGCCAACATCATCGTCTTCTTCATCCAGCAGACCATGCCCAACGTCACGGACGCGTTCGCGTTCGTGCCGGCCATGATCTTCGTCCGCCCGTGGACCGTGGTCACGTACATGTTTCTCCACGGCGGATGGATGCACATCATCTTCAACATGATCGTGCTGTTCTTCTTCGGGCCGCGGGTGGAGCAGCGGTTGGGGTCGAAACGATTCATCACGCTGTACTTCGTGGCCGGGATTTCGGGAGCCCTCCTATCGTTCGTGCTCGCGCCGGGCGCGGCGATCATCGGCGCGTCGGCGGCGGTGTTTGGTGTGGAGACCGCGTTCGCCAAGTACTGGCCGCGCGAGTTGATCTATATCTGGGGCGTGCTCCCCATCCAGGCCATCTGGCTCATCGCCCTCACGGTGGCCTACTCCATCTGGAGCGGCATGAACGGGTCGACGAGCGGCGTGGCCGACTATGCACACCTGGGCGGCATAGCCGGCGCGTTCCTGTATCTCTTCTGGATCGACCGCCACTACGGCGCGCGGAAGTTCCGCGCCAAGGCCGTGCCCAAGGTGCCGATGGGCAAGGTGTTGGAGTGGAAGCGGGTGGATCCGACGGTGATCCACGAGGTCAATCGCGACGAGGTCAATCGCATCCTCGACAAGATCAGCGATCGCGGGATCGACAGCCTGACGCCCGAGGAGCGCGTGTTCCTGTCGAATTTCGTGCCCCCCGACGACCGGAAGCCGCCGGTATCCTGATGTAACGGGCGGTCATCCGCGCTCGCCCGGCGGTCGCTGCTCATGCGGCGTCATCGCGGCATCCGGAACCGCGACGGGTCGATGGGTACGTTCACTTCGGCTCGTTCGACCATGATGTGTTGGCCGCCGGGGCGGCCGCGTGTGTCGCTGTCGATGCGGAAGGCGATCATCACGCCGCCGATGCGCCGGTAGTCGCGGAAGTACGACTCGAACACGACCGTGTCGCCATTCACCACGCGCTCTCCGGTCCATTTGGTCTGGAGGTGCGACTGCATATCGATGAAGTACCGGTCGTGCAGCCCGTCGGCGGTGACAACGTTCAGCGCCCAGGCGGGCCGCCCATCGGCCGTGTCCACGCCGGCGGTCGTCACGTGGTTGCCTTTGGCGGCGTAGTCCACCAGCGGCCCGTCGAAATCGGCGCCCGCTTCCACGTTCCGGGCTTGGTCGGCATCCATGAGGTGGGCTACCGAATCGCCCGCGAACGGGTTGATCGTCCACGTCGTGCGTCCGTCGGATGCCTGCACCAGTGCGCGATCCCCCAGGTGGATGGACGTGCGAACGTGCAGTGGGCGTTCGAGCTCTACGGTGTCGTTTCCGGCGAGGCCGGGGCCAAGCTCGATGCGGCCGACGAGCCGTTCCGTTCGGATCGCGCGCAGGGCTGCCGGGCCGCCTCGGGCGGCGACGTTGAGCGCGATGATCGAGTCGGCGCTCTGGGCCGCGGCCCCCCGTGAGAAGACGGCTGCTGCAATGACCGCACCCAGGTGGGCGCGTCGAATGAGAGGCGACGGCATAGGCGGAATATGCGCGCCCGCCCGGTCCGATGCACGGCTGTGCCGGCGCCGTTCGGCTGGTGAATTGGCGCCGCCCTGCGCAGGTTTCCCCTCGTCCCCCCTGGCTCGCGCATTCTCCAACGGTCTCCGAATGAACCGCCTGCTTGCTGTGTCGATGCTCGCCCTGTTCGCTCCAGCCGCCGCTCGCGGGCAGCGCGCTGCGCGCCTTCCGTCCATCGAGCTTCACACTGGGCTCGTGATCACGCGGTCGGCGCGGGTCGTGCCGCGCACGTACCGCCTCGCGGCGCCCGCGTCGCTCGACTCGGCCGCGATCACGATTCGCGGTGACGACGTGACGGTGGACTTCGCCGGTGCCCGGCTCGAAGGCACGGACCCGAACGGCGACCCCGACCTCGCCATCGGCGTGGCGGTGCGCGTCGAAGGTGGACGCAACGTCCGCATCCTCCACGCGCACATCCGCGGGTACAAGGTGGCGGTCCTGGCCCGTGGCACGCACGGGCTGACGCTCACCGGCAATGACCTGAGCTACAACTGGAAGCCGCGCCTGTACAGTCTCGTAGAGCATGAGAGCCTGCTCGACTGGCTCGACTTCCACCACAATGACAAGGACGAGTGGCTGCGCTACGGCGCGGGGGCGTACCTGGCCGACGTGAGCGGCGGTGAGTTGAGCGGCAATACCGCCGAGCAGGAGATGAACGGTGTGATGCTCGTGCGCAGCGACCACCTGCGCATCCACGACAACTCCTTTTCCTACAACTCCGGGCTCGGGCTCGGGTTGTACCGCTCGTCGCACAACACCGTGCTGCACAACCGCATCGACTTCGACGTACGCGGGTACAGCCACGGGTTCTACCGTCGCGGGCAGGACTCGGCGGGGCTGCTGCTCTACGAGCAGAGCGACAGCAATGTGGTGGCGTACAATTCCGTGACGCACGGCGGTGACGGGCTTTTCCTGTGGGCCGGCCAGAGCACGATGGACACCGGCGCCGGGGGCGCCAACGACAATCTCTTTTTCGGGAACGATTTCAGCTTTGCGCCCACGAATGGCATGGAGGCGACGTTCAGCCGCAACGCCTTCATCGGCAACCGTGTGGCGGGCAGCGACTATGGGCTGTGGGGTGGCTACAGCCACGACTCCAAGGTCGTGGGCAACTGTCTGCTCGGGAACCGCAACGGCATCGCCATCGAGCACGGGCAGAACAATGTCGTCGCCGACAATCACATCGTCGGCGGTACCACCGGGCTTTGGCTGTGGGCAAACTTTCCCGAAGCGGCCGACTGGGGCTATCCCAAGCATCGCGATACGCACAGCCGCGACTATGGCGTGACCGGCAACGTGTTCGCCGGGCAGCGCGTGGCACTCCGGTTGGCGAACACGGCCAACGTCGTGGCTACCGGCGACACGTTCGTGGGCGTCGACACGACCGCGGTGCTGACGGACACCAGTAACTACCGGTTCGCCGGCAACACCGAGACACCGGGGGGCGCCAAGCTGGCCGATGCCGAGCGGGCGGTGTGCGATCCGCGGGATCTGGTTTCCGGGGAGTACGCGCGGTTGGCGCCCGCCGCGCCGGCCGCGCAGCGATCGGTGCCGCGATCGACTCTCACGCGCCGCGACCGCGCGGCCATCGTGGTGGGCCAGTGGGGGCCGTACGACTGGCGGTCGCCCAAGCTGTGGCCGGTGGACAGCGCGCACGCGGCGCCGCTGCGGCTCGCCGTGCTCGGCCCCGCCGGTCGCTGGAAGCTCGTCTCTTCCAGCGGCGTGGCGCAGCTGTCCAGGAACAGCGGGCGCACCGGGGACACGCTGACCGTGACGCCGACGGCGGATTCGGGCGCGGATTGGGACGTGACGCTCGAGTACCGGGGCGCCGCCACGGTCTCGCCCCGCGGCCTGCGCCGCGCGGCCGGTCAGCCATATCAGTTCAGTTATGGCCGCTACGAGCCGGTCGCCGACTGGACCGCCCGCTTCTTCACCTGGAGCGACAGCACCGATCCGCGGAGCAAGCCCGAGGCCTTCGCGGCGCTGCTCCGGTCGGCTCCGCTGCTCACGCGCCACGAATCGCGGCTGGATTACGAGTGGTACGGGCCGGCGATCAAGGCGCTCCCGGTGGAACGGTGGGCGCTGGAGGCGACCGCGGCCGTCGCGCTCCCGCCCGGCCGGTACACGCTGCGCACGATCAGCGACGACGCCGTTCGGGTGTGGGTGGACGACTCGCTCGCCATCGACCACTGGCAGCCGCACGAGTCCGCCCTCGACGCCGCGCCGCTCGCGGGCGGCCGGCACACGATCCGGGTGCAGTACTATCAGGTCGATGGGTGGACGGAGTTCCGGCTCGACATCCTGCGCGGCTCGCTGGCTTTCGCGCCGCCGCCGGGGGAGTAGACGAGCCAGCGCGGAGCCGCCCGCCGGAACACGCTCCCGCCGCCTTGGCGGGGGCGCGCCGGTCAGGGGCCGGGGTACGTCGTCAGCGCCGCCCGGAGCGGCGCGAGCGTGGCCGGCGCTCCCGTGATCAGCCCCGCCGGGAATCGCCGGTAGCTGAGGATGTCCTTGTAGATCGGGTCCCCCTTGTACCAGTCGGGGGTCATGCCGGCCAGATATTGCAGCCGCAGGTTCCGGTCGAGATTGATCTGCGCGTCCGCGAGCCACGGTCTGAGGTCGGCAGCATTTCCGGCGTAGGTCTCGAGCAGGTCCTCCACCGTGTAGAACCCCACATCGGCGAGCGACGCGGCGACGAATTGCATGTCGGGGCGGCTGAGGCGCGCCTGCAGCGAATCGACGTTCAACTGCAGGGGCCCTGCCTGCCCCAACAGCACCAGGTCGTAGCCCCGGCCCTGGTCGGTGTTCCCCCAGATGGTGCCGTTGGGGAATACCCGGAAGAAGGTGGCGATCTCACTCTTCACCGCGGCTTCGTTGCTCTCGTACAGCGGCACCCATTGCGTGACGAGGCCGCCCGGGTTCAGGTGCTGCTTCACCAGCTCGAAGTACTGCTGCGTGTAGAGCGTGGCCGCCCCCTTCACCCACGGGTGAATGGGGTCGGACGTGATGATGTCGTATTTCGCGTCGGTGGTCAGGATGAAGTGCCGCGCGTCGTCGTAGGTGATCGTCACGCGCGGGTCGTGGAGCACGTTGAAATTCTGCTGCGCGAAGTACGGCCCGATGTTCGGGGGAATGAGCGCTTCGATTTCGCAGATCCGTTCGGTGGCCACGCTCGGGAAGGGCAGCAGAGAACCGGCGGTGACGCCGGCTCCGAACCCGACCACCAGCACCGATCTCGGGTCGGGCTGGAACAACGCCGGTAGGCTGCCGAGCATCCGCTGCAGGCGCATGTCCTGCGGTTCGGTCGACGCTTCCACCTTGCCGCTCACGTGGAAGTTTCGCACGCCGTTGGGTTCCTCGGACACTCCGATCGACGCGTTGCGCCCCTCGCCGCGGTACAGCTCCTTGACTTCGTTCAGCCGCCAGGGCATCTGGCGCCCGTAGGCGATCAGCTCGAACGGAATGCGCGGCGTGGTCCACACCAGCGCGCCGGCCACGGCCACCGCCCCGCTGAACGCCGCGGTCCTCCCCAATCCCGCCGCTCGCGGCACGACGAACGGCAGCAGCAGGAGCCCGCCGCCGCCCGCCGCCGCGACCATCAATGCCCGCTGCGCGTTCTGCGTGCCGAGCATCGGCACGAGAAAGATGCTGAACGCCAGCGACCCGAGGATCGCGCCCACGGTGTTCGCGGCGTACACGCCGCCCACCAGTCGACCGGGATCTTGCCCGGGCTCGGCCACCGCACCGAGCGCCAGCGGGAAGCTCGCGCCCCACAGCAACGCGGCCGGGAGTACGGTCCACAGCGCCCGCGCGAAGTCGATCTCGAACGTGAACCGCGGGCTGGGCGACAGCCCCGGGTCCACCGGCCAGTAGGGAAGCGCGCGGGCGATCATGTAGGCCGACCAGGCCACGCACGCCACGATCAGCACCTGGCATATGCCCAGGGCGACCCTGGCCGAGATCCGGCTCCGTGCCATGGCCGCGCCGGCGCTGCTCCCCACGCCGATCCCGATCAGGAACACCGCGAGTATTATAGAAAAAGTATAAGTCGTTCCGCCCAGGAGGAGCGACAGCAGCCGCGTCCACACGACCTCGGCGCCGAGCGCCGCGAATCCGCTGAGCCCGATCACCACGTACACCGGCCACGCGCGGCGCACGAACGTCGCACCCCCCGCCGGGTCTTCGCCGCTCGGGCCGGCGTCGTGCACCGTGAGACGCGACAGCCCCACCGCCAGCGCCGCGACCACCAGGTTGATGACCGCCGCCACGTACGTGGCGGTGGGCATGTCGTGCACGCGCAGCAGGTAGAAGCCGGCGAGCAGCGACCCGACCACGGCCCCGGCCGTATTGCCGCCGTAGAAGAAGCCCAGCCATGCCACGCCCTGGGGCGTGGTCTCGATCCATCGCGCGATCGCCGGGAGCGACGCCCCCATGAGGATCGTGGGGGGCAGCAGGCACACCGCGCAGAGCAGCGCCCGCGTGATCACCCCCCACACCCCCTGGCCGGCCATCGCGGTGTACACGCCGCCCGCGTAGGGCAGCACGAACAGCACGAGCACGCCGATCGCGCCGATGCCCAGTTCGAGAGCCGCGTACACGATCAGCGGGTGCCGGCGCGGCGATACGTAGCGCGGCAGCGCCAGGCTGCCGATGCACATGCCGCCCATGAACGTCCCGAGCAGCACCCCCATCGACACGGCCGTGGACCCGATCACCAACTGTAGCAGCTGGAACCAGACGATTTCGTAGATCAGCGCCGCGCAGCCGCTGCCCACGAAGAGGACGAGCAGCAGCGGGAGAAACCGGCGGGACTTCACGGCTGCGCGCCCCCCGCGATGACGGACTGCAGGGCCTGCAGCGTGCGCGGCGACCCGACGAACAGATGATCCGGGTACCGGCGGTACCGCAGCATCTGCGCGTAGATCGCTTGCTGATCGTACTCGTTGAGGCTGAGGCCGGCCAGATACTGCAGGCGAAGATTACGGTCGTGATTGATCTGCGCGTCCTGCAGCCATGGGGCCAGCATTGGCCCGGTCGCGGCGAACGTCGAGAACAGATCCGTCGCCGAGTAGAAGCCGATCTCACTGAGCGAACGCGCCACGGGCGCAAAGGCCGGCGTCTCCAGCCGCTGCTCGATCGCATCCACGTCGATCGTGAGCGGCTCCACCGAGCCCACGAGCACCATGTCGTAGCCGCCGCCGTTGTACGTATTGCCGAAGACGATCCCGTTGGGGAACGCCTTCATGAACGTCGCCACCTCGCTCTTCACCGCGTCGACGTTGCTCTCGTACAGCTGCACGAACAGCGTCACCACGCCGCCGGGATTGAGATGCTGCTTCACGACGTTGAAGAATTCTTCCGTGTAGAGTGTGGCCGCACCCTTCACCCACGGATCCAGCGGGTCGGAGGTCACGGCGTCGAACTTCTGATCGGTGGTGAGGATGAAGTGGCGGGCGTCGTCGATCACCACGTTGACCTTCGGGTTGGCCACGACGTTGAAGTTGTACGCCGCGAAGTACTTCGACACGACCTTGGGCACCAGCGGCTCGATCTCGGCGATCGTCTCGTGCTGCACGCGCGGATCTACGGACACCGCCCCCGCCGTGACCCCGGCGCCACACCCGATCACCAGCACCGACGCGGGATTGGCCGGCAGCAGCGTGGTCAGATGGCCGAGCATGCGTTGCAGCCGCATGTCCTGCGGCTCGCTGGACGCCTGCACCTTGCCGGCATTGTGATAGTTGAGCACGCCGTCGGGCATCCGCGATACCGCGACCGACGAATTCATCCCCTCGCCCACGTACAGGATCTGTCCGTCGAACGGCAGCCAGGTCACCATCCACCGGCCGTATGCCACGAGCAGCCCGGGCTCGGGCGACACGGTGAACGCCAGCCAGATGGAGACCGCCACCACGCCGGCGCCGGCCAGGGCGCCCGACCGGCGCATCCGGAGCCGAGCCGGAACGCCGGACAGCACGGGTACGAGCATCAGCAGCGCGCTCATCGCCGCTACCGCGATCATCACGCGCTGCGAATTCTCCGTGCCGATCCACGCGATGAGCAGCAGACTCGACGCCAGCGCTCCGACGATCGCGCCCACGGTGTTGGCCGCGTACACGCGGCCCACGAGCCGGCCGCCGTCGCGCTCGCCCGATCCCACGCCCGCCAGCGCCAGGGGAAAGCTCGCCCCCCACAGCAGCGCCGCGGGGAGCACCACCCACAGGCAACGCACGAGGTCGATCTCGAACGTGAACCGCGGACTGCTCGCCAACCCGGGATTCACCGGCCAGTAGGGCAGCATGCGGGTCAACGCGTACGCCGCCCACGCGATCGCCGCCACCAGCAGCGCCTGGCACCACCCGAGCGCGGCCCTGGCGTTCGCCGTGGAGCGCGCCATCACGGCGCCCACGCTGCTGCCGATGCCAATGCCCACCAGGAACGCGGCGACAATTAGGGAAAACGTATAGGTCGTGGCGCCCAGGAGCAGCGTCAGGATGCGCGTCCACACCACCTCGGCGGCGAGCGCCGTGGCCCCCGATAGCCCGATGGTCAGGTACACGAGCCCGGCGCCCGGCACGGCGGCGGGCGCCGCCTGGTCCGTCGGCTCGGCCGGCGGGGAGTGCGGGGTGACCATGGAGAGCGCGAACCCCGACATCGCCACGAAGGCGTTGATCGCCACCGCCACGTACGTCGCCGTCGCCATGTCGTACACGCGCAACAGATAGAAGCCGGCCAGGAGACTGCCGAACACGGCGCCCGCCGTGTTGCCGCCATAGAAGAATCCCAGCCACGAGACCCCGACCGGCGTCGTCTCCACCCAACGCGCGATGGCCGGCAGCGTCGCTCCCATCAACAGCGTGGGCGGCAGCAGGCAGATCGCGCTCACCACCCCCCGCAGGAACAGGCCCGACATGCCGTGGGCCGCGATCGACGTATAGATGCCGCCAGCGTACGGAAGCCCGTACAGGATGAGAATGCCGAACACGCCGATCGCCGCCTCGAGGGCCGCATATACCCGCAGCGGATGGCGCCGGGTCGAGATCACACGCGACAGACCGAGACTGCCGATGCACATACCGCCCATGAACGTCCCGAGCAGCACGCCCAGCGACACGGCCGACGATCCGATGTTGAGCGACAGCATCTGGAACCAGACGATCTCGTAGATCAGCGCCGCGCACCCGCTGCCGACGAACAGGACGAGCAGCAACGGGAGGTTGCGTGGCGCTGAAGCGGCTGGCGCACGGGCGTCGAGCGGTTGCGCGCGCGGGGACATGGAAGCCTCGGGACGGGGAGCGGGCGGGAGCGGGGCGGGAAACCGATTCGCGTGGGAAAAGCTGCTGGTCATACGCGCCCGCGTCCAGCGGCGTTGGCGCGCGGAACGTCGAATTCGCGCCCGGCGGGTTCCGCAGGCCGTTCGCCGGAGATACTGTGCAGCGTCCCCAATCTCGATCGAGGTACGGCATGCCCGCGCCGGTCAACCTGCAGGAACTCGAGGCCCTCGCCCGCGAGCGGCTCCCCCAGATGGTGTACGACTACTACGCGGGCGGCGCGAACGACGAGCTGACCATCGACGACAACCGGCGCGCTTGGGAGGCCATCCGTCTTCGGCCGCGGGTGCTGGTGGACGTGAGCAACGTCGATCCGTCCACCACGATCCTCGGCCGGCACGTCGCGATGCCGCTCCTCACGGCGCCCTGCGGCTTCAACGGCCTGGCCCATCCCGAGGGCGAACGGGCCGTGGCCCGCGCGGCCGCCGGCGCCGGCGTGATCCAGGTGGTGAGCACGGTCGCGACCACCTCGCTGGAGGATGTGGCCGCGGCGGTGGCCGGGCCGCGTTGGTTCCAGCTCTATTGCTACCGTGACCGCGAGGTCACGCGTTCGCTCGTCCAGCGGGCCGAGGCGGCGGGCTACGAGGCACTCTGCGTGACGGTGGACGTGCCGTATCTGGGCCGCCGCGAGCGCGAGGTCCGCGACGGCTTTCGCCTTCCACCCGGCGTGACGCTCACCAACCTGGAACCCTACGCGGTGGCCGAGATGGCGGTTGCCGAGCGCGATTCGGCGCTGCGGAAATACGTGAATGCGCTCTGGGATCCGGGCCTGAACTGGACGGCGATCGAGTGGCTGCGGTCCATCACCACGCTGCCGCTGGTGTTGAAGGGAATCCTGGCGGGCGACGATGCGCGGTTGGCGGCTGACCATGGCGCCGCGGGTTTGATCGTGTCGAACCATGGCGGACGCCAGCTCGACGGCTCGGTGTCCACCGTGTACGCGCTGCGCGACGTGGTGGAGGCCGCCGGCGACCGGCTCGAGGTGCTGGTGGACGGCGGGATCCGCCGCGGGTCACACGTGGTGGCCGCGTTGGCCATGGGAGCGCGCGCGGTGCTCATCGGGCGGCCGTACCTGTGGGGGCTGGCGGTGAACGGCGAGGACGGCGTGCGCCGCGTGCTCGACGACTTCCGCAATGAGATCGTGCTGGCCATGGCGCTGTGCGGGCGAGCGACCGTGGCGGACATCGACCGCTCGCTGATCGCAGGGTAGCCCGACCGCATCGCGCACGCTTTCGCGCCGTTGACGGCCAGGGTAACGTTCAGGCCGCATGTCCACCGCACTCGAGGTTCAGGGTCTCTCCGTCGGCTTCGGCCAGGAGCGCGTGCTCAGGGACCTGAGCTTCACGGTCACGGCCGGGAGCACACTCGCCATCATCGGGCCCAACGGGGCGGGCAAGACGGTGCTGTTCCGCGCGCTCATCGGCACGGTTCCCTACGAGGGGACCGTGCGGTGGGCGCCGGACACGCGCATCGGCTACGTGCCGCAGAAGCTGGACATCGAGCGCGATCTCCCGCTCACCGGTCGGGATTTTCTCCGGGCCAAGGCCAAAGTCGCCGGCGTACCGCGGGATGAGATCGCCCGGGTGCTCTCGGCGGTGAGTCTGGACGGCGGGGCCGCGGACCGCCCGATCGGGACGCTGTCAGGCGGGCAGTTCCAACGCCTGCTCGTGGCTTTTGCGCTCATGGGCCGTCCCACGGTGTTGCTTTTCGACGAGCCGACGGCGGGAGTCGATCCGCCCGGCGAGGAGAGCATCTACGCGCTGTTCCGCCAGCTGCAGCGCAAACACGGGTTCACGCTGCTTCTCATCTCGCACGAACTGAACCTCGTATATCGGTACGCCGATCAGGTGCTCTGCCTCTCGCAGCGCGAAGCGTGCGTGGGTCCGCCGATCGAGGTGCTGACCACCGAGCGGCTGCAGGCGATGTACGGGGCACAGATGAAATTTCACGTGCACGAACACCACGAAGGCCGTGCCGACACCTAGCGAACTCGTCCTTCCGCTCAGCATGGCGGTCGCCGCGGGCCTCGTCGGGTCGGTGGCGGTGATGCGCCGGATGACGCTGGCTGCCGACGCCATCTCGCACATCGCGCTCCCCGGGGTCGGTCTGGCGCTCCTGCTGCGCTTCGACCCGGTGTTGGGTGCGCTTGGGGCACTGCTCGTCGGCGCGTTCCTCGTGTGGGGGGTGGAACGTCAGACGCGCATTCCGACGGAAGCGATCATCGGGGTGGTGTTCTCGCTTGCGCTCGCGATCGGCAGCATGATGGCATCGGGCGAGCAGCTGATCGATGCGCTGTTCGGCGCCCCGCAAAGCTTGGGGCAAACCGAACTCGTCCTGGGGGGCGTCGCGGCGGTACTCGTGATCGCCTTCATGCTGTGGGCGCGCAGCGAGCTCGTGATCGCACTGGTCTCGCCCGATCTGGCGCGGACCGCCGGGGTGCGGGTGGCGCGCGTGGAACTGATGTTCCTGATGGCGTTCGCGCTCACGGTGGCATTGGGGCTCCGCTATCTCGGCGTCCTCCTTATGGGGTCGCTCATAATCATCCCGGCCGCCACCGCCAAGCAGCTCGCCCGGAGCCTGGACGGCATGCAGTGGTGGTCGGTGGGACTGGCCGTGTTCGCCATGCTTGCCGGGTCGCTGGGCGGCCCTCTGCTCGGGGTCGCGACGGGCCCGCTGACCATCGTCGTGGCGGCGGCCGTGTTCTTCATGAGCCTGGTGACGCGCCGGGCCGGTTGAGGCGCGGCGACGTTCGGCGAAAAATGGATTAGATTCCAAGGGTGCAGGCGCTCCTCCACACGGCTGATGGGGCGCCCTGCCCGCGCCGCCCCCGGGCGGCCGCCGTTCCCAGCCGCGGACAACCCCCAGTGAGCAGCTTCAAAGTCGAGCAACGCCGCATACTCCACCGCGGCCGCCAGTTCCACTTCGTGTCGTACGACGCCGTCCCGGCCAACGAACGGAAGGGCGAGGCCGCCGTGCCCGCCCAGTGGTACCTGATGAGCGAGGGCAAGCGCTACCAGGCGATCCCCGTCGAGAAGGGCCAGGATCCCGAGGAACTCGACCGCGAGCTCGTTCGCTGGCTGGGGCGCGAGATCTTCGATGCGGTCGACGCCGAGAACCGGGCGCGATTGCATTAGGTATCATGCCTGATGGCCGAAGCGGCGCGCCCTCGGGCGCGCCGCTTCGCCTATCTACGCATCGAATCCCGGCGCCTATCCGTTGGGATCCCAGGTCGGAATCCGTCCCGGTGTCCAGGGCGCGCCTGCCGCCTCGGCCGCGGCTTCGAGCCGCGCGAGATCGACGTTGATGAACTGCCGAAGCCGGGCGAGGATGGCTCCGAACTGCGCCGCCACGACATCGTACTGGTGCTTCTGCGTATTGGTCGCATCCTCGAGCGTCGAATACCAGATGCCGTCGGTGGCATCGCTCAACCGGTCGAGGAGCGACGGCGGCGTCGGCTCGCTGTAGCGGGCCTTGGTGTTGTCGCCGCCCAGCGATTCCTGGATCGCGCGCAGCGTATCCTCGAGCGCCCGGGCACGACCCATGAGTGAATCCGTGGGCGCCGACGTCCGCGCCAGCGCC from Gemmatimonadaceae bacterium includes the following:
- a CDS encoding fused MFS/spermidine synthase, translating into MSPRAQPLDARAPAASAPRNLPLLLVLFVGSGCAALIYEIVWFQMLSLNIGSSAVSLGVLLGTFMGGMCIGSLGLSRVISTRRHPLRVYAALEAAIGVFGILILYGLPYAGGIYTSIAAHGMSGLFLRGVVSAICLLPPTLLMGATLPAIARWVETTPVGVSWLGFFYGGNTAGAVFGSLLAGFYLLRVYDMATATYVAVAINAFVAMSGFALSMVTPHSPPAEPTDQAAPAAVPGAGLVYLTIGLSGATALAAEVVWTRILTLLLGATTYTFSLIVAAFLVGIGIGSSVGAVMARSTANARAALGWCQALLVAAIAWAAYALTRMLPYWPVNPGLASSPRFTFEIDLVRCLWVVLPAALLWGASFPLALAGVGSGERDGGRLVGRVYAANTVGAIVGALASSLLLIAWIGTENSQRVMIAVAAMSALLMLVPVLSGVPARLRMRRSGALAGAGVVAVSIWLAFTVSPEPGLLVAYGRWMVTWLPFDGQILYVGEGMNSSVAVSRMPDGVLNYHNAGKVQASSEPQDMRLQRMLGHLTTLLPANPASVLVIGCGAGVTAGAVSVDPRVQHETIAEIEPLVPKVVSKYFAAYNFNVVANPKVNVVIDDARHFILTTDQKFDAVTSDPLDPWVKGAATLYTEEFFNVVKQHLNPGGVVTLFVQLYESNVDAVKSEVATFMKAFPNGIVFGNTYNGGGYDMVLVGSVEPLTIDVDAIEQRLETPAFAPVARSLSEIGFYSATDLFSTFAATGPMLAPWLQDAQINHDRNLRLQYLAGLSLNEYDQQAIYAQMLRYRRYPDHLFVGSPRTLQALQSVIAGGAQP
- a CDS encoding alpha-hydroxy acid oxidase, coding for MPAPVNLQELEALARERLPQMVYDYYAGGANDELTIDDNRRAWEAIRLRPRVLVDVSNVDPSTTILGRHVAMPLLTAPCGFNGLAHPEGERAVARAAAGAGVIQVVSTVATTSLEDVAAAVAGPRWFQLYCYRDREVTRSLVQRAEAAGYEALCVTVDVPYLGRREREVRDGFRLPPGVTLTNLEPYAVAEMAVAERDSALRKYVNALWDPGLNWTAIEWLRSITTLPLVLKGILAGDDARLAADHGAAGLIVSNHGGRQLDGSVSTVYALRDVVEAAGDRLEVLVDGGIRRGSHVVAALAMGARAVLIGRPYLWGLAVNGEDGVRRVLDDFRNEIVLAMALCGRATVADIDRSLIAG
- a CDS encoding metal ABC transporter ATP-binding protein, with translation MSTALEVQGLSVGFGQERVLRDLSFTVTAGSTLAIIGPNGAGKTVLFRALIGTVPYEGTVRWAPDTRIGYVPQKLDIERDLPLTGRDFLRAKAKVAGVPRDEIARVLSAVSLDGGAADRPIGTLSGGQFQRLLVAFALMGRPTVLLFDEPTAGVDPPGEESIYALFRQLQRKHGFTLLLISHELNLVYRYADQVLCLSQREACVGPPIEVLTTERLQAMYGAQMKFHVHEHHEGRADT
- a CDS encoding metal ABC transporter permease, which translates into the protein MPTPSELVLPLSMAVAAGLVGSVAVMRRMTLAADAISHIALPGVGLALLLRFDPVLGALGALLVGAFLVWGVERQTRIPTEAIIGVVFSLALAIGSMMASGEQLIDALFGAPQSLGQTELVLGGVAAVLVIAFMLWARSELVIALVSPDLARTAGVRVARVELMFLMAFALTVALGLRYLGVLLMGSLIIIPAATAKQLARSLDGMQWWSVGLAVFAMLAGSLGGPLLGVATGPLTIVVAAAVFFMSLVTRRAG